A single region of the Duganella sp. BuS-21 genome encodes:
- a CDS encoding exo-alpha-sialidase: protein MVASEAWRWSRSSSHHAKPVSVSTAKPVPVTLTEMSRTIIPMPKGVPSAHASALAQLPHGDLISFWWAGSRESGPDVQVYASRWSDGKWSDNWVVASRDSLGKALGHGVRRIGNPVAWTAADGTVHLYVVATGLGGWAASRVVQLESHDQGRNFTVRRVLPMSPVFNTSVLVRSTPVGLADGGWWLPVYFEIGHKYPMLVSFDAHGDPQRLSRIGVRTRSLQPTLVPVSPTEIRAWMRDANKDHSMVQQAVSHDAGATWEDLGPTAIRNLGTSLAVLRLDSGSLLMLANQGTSRKTARSTLSLSISADGQTWTPLTDIIAGQPGDEFSYPAMFQVGDELHITYTHQRQAIAHHRLKIHDGKDLL, encoded by the coding sequence GTGGTGGCCTCGGAGGCGTGGCGCTGGTCGCGCTCGTCGTCGCACCATGCCAAGCCGGTCAGCGTCAGCACCGCCAAGCCGGTGCCGGTCACCTTGACCGAGATGTCCCGCACCATTATCCCGATGCCCAAGGGCGTGCCGTCCGCGCACGCCAGCGCGTTGGCGCAGCTGCCTCACGGCGACCTGATTTCCTTCTGGTGGGCCGGCAGCCGCGAAAGCGGCCCCGATGTCCAGGTCTATGCCTCGCGCTGGTCCGACGGCAAGTGGAGCGATAACTGGGTGGTCGCCAGCCGCGACTCGCTCGGCAAGGCACTCGGCCACGGCGTGCGGCGCATCGGCAATCCCGTCGCCTGGACCGCCGCCGACGGCACCGTGCACCTGTACGTGGTGGCCACCGGCCTTGGCGGCTGGGCCGCCTCGCGCGTGGTGCAGCTGGAGTCCCACGATCAAGGCAGGAATTTCACGGTGCGCCGCGTGCTGCCGATGTCGCCCGTGTTTAATACCAGCGTATTGGTGCGTTCGACCCCGGTCGGCCTGGCCGACGGCGGCTGGTGGCTGCCCGTGTATTTCGAGATCGGCCACAAATACCCGATGCTGGTGTCCTTCGACGCCCACGGCGATCCGCAGCGCCTGAGTCGCATCGGCGTGCGTACCCGTTCGCTGCAGCCTACGCTGGTGCCGGTGTCGCCGACCGAGATCCGCGCCTGGATGCGGGACGCGAATAAGGACCATTCGATGGTTCAGCAGGCCGTCAGCCACGATGCCGGCGCCACCTGGGAAGACCTGGGGCCGACTGCGATCCGCAATCTCGGCACCTCGCTGGCCGTGCTGCGCCTTGATAGCGGCAGCCTGCTGATGCTGGCTAACCAGGGCACCAGCCGCAAGACCGCGCGCAGCACGCTGTCGCTGTCGATTTCGGCCGACGGCCAGACCTGGACCCCGCTCACCGATATCATCGCCGGCCAGCCCGGCGACGAGTTTTCGTATCCCGCCATGTTCCAGGTGGGCGACGAGCTGCACATCACGTATACCCATCAGCGGCAGGCCATCGCGCATCACCGTTTGAAAATCCACGACGGAAAAGACCTGTTATGA
- a CDS encoding helix-turn-helix domain-containing protein, translated as MDTEDQPIMPAPRDLVGGLEKGLQVIATFDQERSRLSIAEVAARTGLTRAAARRYLITLTHLGYMRHENKLFSLTPMVLRLGQSYLHSARLPRLAQPLLYRLAYAQGEAASVGVLDHDQLVCVAAVSAGQLVSVTLQPGTRVPAWCTANGRVLLASLPPAQLDSYLERVQLEPITEHSIIDKKRLAEAIHRARSQGYALVDQELELGLRTMSVPLKNFRGEVVAAMNISVHAGRMTLEQMVDRCLPALLKIQVELNAML; from the coding sequence ATGGATACCGAAGACCAACCCATTATGCCCGCGCCGCGCGACCTGGTCGGCGGCTTGGAAAAAGGTCTGCAAGTGATCGCCACCTTCGACCAGGAGCGCAGCCGGCTGAGCATTGCCGAGGTGGCCGCGCGCACCGGTCTGACGCGGGCGGCGGCGCGGCGCTACTTGATCACGCTGACCCACCTCGGCTACATGCGGCACGAAAACAAGCTGTTCTCGTTGACGCCGATGGTATTGCGGCTGGGGCAATCCTACCTGCACTCGGCGCGTCTGCCGCGTCTGGCGCAGCCGCTGCTGTACCGGCTGGCCTATGCGCAGGGGGAGGCGGCCTCGGTCGGCGTGCTCGATCATGACCAGCTGGTATGCGTGGCGGCGGTCAGCGCCGGGCAACTGGTGTCGGTGACCTTGCAGCCGGGCACGCGGGTGCCGGCCTGGTGCACGGCCAACGGCCGCGTGCTGCTGGCCAGCCTGCCTCCGGCGCAGCTCGACAGTTATCTGGAGCGGGTGCAGCTGGAGCCGATCACCGAGCACAGCATCATCGACAAAAAGCGCCTGGCGGAAGCCATCCACCGCGCCCGCAGCCAGGGCTACGCGCTGGTGGACCAGGAGCTCGAACTGGGCCTGCGCACGATGTCCGTCCCGCTCAAGAATTTCCGTGGCGAGGTGGTGGCCGCGATGAACATCAGCGTCCACGCCGGCCGCATGACGCTGGAACAAATGGTCGACCGCTGCCTGCCGGCGCTGCTCAAAATACAAGTCGAGCTCAACGCAATGTTGTAA
- a CDS encoding LTA synthase family protein: MMLQRFASRLEKLTLWTGPFASVLQLLLLGLIIFLLSRLGLMAWQWERVSATGIPGQMIVQGVRADLIMLGYLIALPLVLAPLLAYKKTLGLWRNVTVAWGTFALIFIVFMELSTPQFVMQYDVRPNRLFIEYLSYPAEVMSTLWHGFRIALILGVAFTILLGTGIYKLLKAASANIVTWKPWKLLVLWPLLVLLVAFQIRSTTAHRPANPALFALTGDAMVNSLIINSPWSVLDALNAMGHEANSSEIYGKYPRDKVFDVVKNAPWLREAQFTNAELPTLHKQVAAMQRERPLNLVIVLEESLGATFVESLGGLPVTPELEKLKKEGWWFEQLYATGTRSVRGIEAVVAGYPPTPARSVVKLSLSQQNFYTLAAGLGKQGYHTEFVYGGEAHFDNMRSFFSGNGFQKVVDRRDMNPVFEGSWGASDEDLFDKSLERLKTLHASGKPFFSLIFSSSNHEPFQFPDGRIKLHDAEKQTVNNAVKYADYALGRFIAEAKKQAYWKDTVFLIVADHDNRVYGDSLVPIKKFHIPGLILGADVQPKRITTIASQVDLAPTLLSMIGVSSEHPMIGRDLARDSETPGRALIQFDNYFAWLEGSSATILRPNQEPLAGKYDAATGVLTTGGVPDAQLVDKAMAHVVLPSILYREQRYKLSPTAK; this comes from the coding sequence ATGATGCTGCAGCGTTTCGCCTCCCGCTTGGAAAAACTGACGTTGTGGACCGGCCCGTTCGCCAGCGTGCTGCAATTGCTGCTGCTTGGCCTGATCATCTTTTTGCTGTCGCGCCTCGGCCTGATGGCGTGGCAGTGGGAGCGCGTGAGCGCTACCGGCATTCCCGGCCAGATGATCGTGCAGGGCGTGCGCGCCGACTTGATCATGCTGGGCTACCTGATTGCGCTGCCGCTGGTGCTGGCACCGCTGCTGGCATATAAGAAGACCTTGGGCCTGTGGCGCAACGTGACGGTGGCGTGGGGCACGTTTGCGCTGATCTTCATCGTCTTCATGGAGCTGTCCACCCCGCAGTTCGTGATGCAGTATGACGTGCGTCCGAACCGCCTGTTCATCGAGTACCTGTCGTATCCGGCCGAGGTGATGTCGACCTTGTGGCATGGCTTCCGCATCGCGCTGATTTTGGGCGTGGCGTTCACCATCCTGCTGGGCACCGGTATCTACAAGCTGCTGAAGGCCGCTTCGGCCAACATCGTCACCTGGAAGCCGTGGAAGCTGCTGGTCCTGTGGCCGCTGCTGGTGCTGCTGGTGGCGTTCCAGATCCGTTCCACCACGGCGCACCGTCCTGCCAATCCGGCGCTGTTCGCGCTGACCGGCGACGCCATGGTGAATTCGCTGATCATCAATTCGCCGTGGTCGGTGCTCGATGCGCTCAACGCCATGGGCCACGAAGCCAATTCGTCCGAGATCTACGGCAAATACCCGCGCGATAAAGTATTTGACGTGGTGAAGAACGCACCGTGGCTGCGCGAGGCCCAGTTCACCAATGCCGAGCTGCCGACGCTGCACAAGCAGGTGGCAGCGATGCAGCGCGAGCGTCCGCTCAATCTGGTGATCGTGCTGGAGGAAAGCCTGGGCGCCACCTTCGTCGAATCGCTGGGCGGTCTGCCGGTGACGCCGGAGCTGGAGAAGCTCAAGAAGGAAGGCTGGTGGTTCGAGCAGCTGTACGCCACCGGCACCCGTTCGGTGCGCGGCATCGAGGCGGTGGTGGCGGGCTATCCGCCGACGCCTGCGCGCAGCGTGGTGAAGCTGTCGCTGTCGCAGCAGAACTTCTATACGCTGGCTGCGGGCCTGGGCAAGCAGGGCTATCACACGGAATTCGTCTATGGCGGCGAAGCGCACTTCGATAATATGCGCAGCTTCTTCTCCGGTAACGGCTTCCAGAAGGTGGTCGACCGCCGCGATATGAATCCGGTGTTCGAAGGCAGCTGGGGCGCTTCGGATGAGGACTTGTTCGACAAGTCGCTGGAGCGTTTGAAGACGCTGCACGCCAGCGGCAAGCCGTTCTTCAGCCTGATTTTCTCGTCGTCGAATCACGAGCCGTTCCAGTTCCCGGATGGCCGCATCAAGCTGCACGATGCCGAGAAGCAGACCGTCAACAACGCCGTGAAGTACGCCGACTATGCGCTGGGCCGTTTCATCGCCGAGGCCAAGAAGCAAGCCTATTGGAAGGATACGGTGTTCCTGATCGTGGCCGACCACGACAACCGCGTGTATGGCGACAGCCTGGTGCCGATCAAGAAGTTCCATATTCCGGGCCTGATTCTGGGGGCGGACGTGCAGCCGAAGCGCATCACCACCATCGCCAGCCAGGTTGACCTGGCGCCGACGCTGCTGTCGATGATCGGCGTATCGAGCGAGCATCCGATGATAGGCCGCGACCTTGCGCGCGACAGTGAAACGCCGGGCCGTGCCTTGATCCAGTTCGATAACTACTTTGCGTGGCTGGAAGGATCGTCGGCGACCATCCTGCGTCCTAATCAGGAGCCGTTGGCCGGTAAGTATGATGCCGCCACCGGTGTGCTGACCACGGGAGGTGTGCCCGATGCACAGCTGGTGGACAAGGCCATGGCGCACGTAGTGCTGCCGTCGATCCTGTACCGCGAGCAGCGCTACAAGCTGTCGCCCACCGCGAAGTAA